A stretch of DNA from Coccidioides posadasii str. Silveira chromosome 1, complete sequence:
CCATAGTGGTGGGAGTTCTCGCTTGAGTATCGACAACcaaaatactccgtacataaaCACTCTTTAGCATTCACGAGAGTTCCCAGCGTGGAAATTGGTCAACAAACAACCCCACACTTGGCAGCGCTAAAGGCTTGGCATGGGTCAaatcttttttttgccttcAGCGGTCGTAACACTTGACCTAAAAGGGAAGctgtatactccgtacagaggTCTCTGTTACTGAAGGCGACTTGGATGCGCAACACTAGGATTACAACCTTGTTGTTGAGGTGGCGAATATTTAAAATCAGAGCAAATCTGTCGTATGAAAGTTTCCCGTGTCATCGATGTCCAGAGCTTCGTGGAGCAATGGTAGAAAGAAAGCAGGCAGGTCAAAGTGGCTGTGGGTTGATGATTGTCAAGAGTtcagagtacggagtatttatGGAGACTAAAATTATTAAGTTTTGAATATACTTTCTttctctacggagtatacggagtatatttCCTCAATTTACATACATTTCCTAATTTTCTACCCCGTATATGCATATGGAAATATATGATGGCTTGCTGGATACTGAATCAATAAGAAAAGGTTGAGTTGATCAACCAGAATCTTCATCAAAAGCATTGCTTGGTCAAAGCCCATTGATGTTGCCCTTGCTCATAATCAATGTCTTCCTGAAGGGCGATGAGCTCCCATCAATTTTCTGTTTAATATGATCTAGCCATTGTTTTTTGTTCTCGCGGGCTGACTTCAGGGCCTCAACTAACCCCAACAGCTCCCAAGCTGCTGTTTGGTGGGGGTCAAGCTCTTGAAAGACATCAGGGTGCTGGGCTCTGGTGGTGTCAATGGACTTTATAAGAGATTCAACCCATGTATGGAAGTTGCGAGGGACTCGACCTTTTTCTTGGGAGCTGAATGAATTTCTGGCTGGATCCTCTCCAGTGCGCATTTTCTGCTCGGAAAATATTCGATTGTAACCTTGTGATGCTTGATTTTGTCGGCTTTCCTCTGAATCTCATTCAATCTCTGGATGAGCCCAAACTCAAGTTTCACCGATGACAGTAAGGTTCAATTGCGGAGGGAGCGAGATTGTGAGTAGGTGACGGTTTTGTCGCCTTGCTATTGGCATCTAACTTGAGGTATGCCAGCTTTTTAAGGTGGGAGGCTTCGAATCCGCATCATCCAGCTCAAAGGTTTCCATAAAGAGTGTCCGGAATCGTCCCTTGAGAGGTTGCGTGGGGGGTCCGGAAGGGTGAGTGTAGGAAAGGCTAGCGAAATCAAATGGGAGTTTAAATTAGAGAAGAGCGCTGAAGTCAAATTGACCTTATGATAGGAAACGAGAATTCCAAGTGGACAGAAGATGGCCGGGTGGAACTGAATTCCCCAAGACGCCTGGATTGTGACCATGCTGAATTGTGTTGGTACTACCCTTCAAGCATGTTTATTCTTTCTTTCGCTCTTATCTCATTTGCTTCGTTTTAATCCTCCTCGACTGTTTGATTTTGAAATCTTGAGTAGAGTGATGGAATGCAGTGATAGCTCTGAGGTGTTCGTTTGCAGATAAAAATGACATCGTGAGATTTGTTTGTAAGACCCGATTGCATTAGTCAAAATAGAAGAGAGGGCATAAGTTAGGGCATCAAAATTTGCCGGGGAGATGGGTGAAGTGGCAGCACGAAAATGCTATAGATATCAGCATCGAAGATGTGCCAGACTGCGGATATACGTCGAATATGACATGCATACCTTATGTGAATATCGATAGTCTCAGCAGGCTCCATCATATCCATCAAGAGCCGTAAGAATAATTTGGAAGAGGGACCGGGAAGCTTTtaggagaaaaaaaaaaggacctTTTAAACATTTTCCAACTTGTAAACCTCGTACCCAGGCTCCTCATACGGATGAGCATTTCGCAACTCATCCACTGCCTTTAACATGGTTTCTCTCCCTAAGCAGAGGACTTCGACTCTCATCTCTTCCACTTTCTCAATAGCCCCCACCTTACCGATGTTCGGGTTCGCGCCATCACCAGGAAGGAATTGGCCTGTCCCCAGTGACTGGAAACATGCTTTACTGTATTTGCCTTTGGGATAACTGCCTGCACCGGCAGCAAACACTGCTTCCTTGCAGACCTCGACGTGTGAAAGGGGAACGAAGAAGACCAGCTTGTATTTCGGGGCAGGGGACGGAGGTTGCGAGGACATTCTCTGTCCCGGAGATCCAGAGGGTCGTTGGAACATTGGAAAGAAAGGCTTGTGAAGTGCTGGAATGACAGGACGACACAATCTTGCCTGCTGAATTATGCTGTGTCGAAGATAGGATCGAAGTAGCATATTCTCCGTCATCTCAACGACCATTGTCACGAAATGTCACCGTCGGGCCTTTGAGCGTCGTCGGTTGGCGGCGCGTGGGTGATGACATAAGTTTGAATTCGCTATCCTCTTATTGGCCGCTGTCGACCCTCTCCAACCTTCAATTATCGGCCACCCGCTATTATCACTATCTCAGGATCATAGAGCGAACCATTGCGGTCCCAATTGATTGCAAGGACGTAAGGAGCctgccctttttttctctttttttttgaggcGATTTACTCTTGCTCTTGTTCATATTCCATCGGAATGACCTCTAAACTTTTACCATTCACTCTTCGGCAATGCCGCCAATCCTTTCGACACATTCCCGTGCGACAGTGTCGTCAATTCACTGCTGCTACCCCAGTTCTCAGCGACATTCTGGCAGTAGTAAGTCTCATAGCTTCCTAGTCGGCTTTGCCGATTACTTAGAAGAGAATAGCAGCCTAACAGGAGATTCAATTAGCACCGAAACACGCCAGAGAACAACCCTAGTATCCCCTTCAAATTCTCCGAACAAAATCTCAAAGTGATCGATGAAATCCTCAAAAGATATCCCCCACAATACAAAAAGGCTGCTGTTATGCCACTTTTGGATCTCGGTCAACGACAGCTGGGCTGGACAAGCATTAGTGTGATGAACGAGGTCGCGCGGATCCTGGAGATGCCTCCGATGCGAGTCTACGAAGTTGCCACATTCTATACGATGTATAACCGGGAACCTGTGGGAAAATACTTCGTTCAAATTTGCACCACTGTAAGGAGTCCAATTTAAAATCTTTGCGTCGGGCTATTAATCCTTTTACCAGACCCCGTGCCAACTTGGCGGCTGCGGAAGCGACAAAATCGTGGAAGCCATCACAAAACACCTCGGGGTCTCTTCCCATGGCCAGACAACACCGGATAAGCTCTTCACTGTCCTGGAAGTTGAATGCCTGGGTGCCTGCGTTAACGCGCCAATGGTCCAAATCAACGACGACTACTACGAAGATCTTACTCCCGAAACCGCCGTTCAATTACTCAATGCTCTCAAGGAGTCCGCTCTAGCCGGAGAGAGTGGGAAGAAGGTCAATATCCCCTCTCCGGGACCGATGAGTGGAAGAGAATCCTGTGAGAATAGCGCTGGATTGACTAGCTTGACGAGCCCGCTGTGGAGCACGGAGACGCTGAGAAAGGACGGGGAGTTATAGATAAGTGTGCTTATGCTGAGTTTGGTACATGGGATAGAATCGGCTGGGCATAACATGCCATCATTTTTCTGCTATTGTATAGTAGTCCTTGTCCAAAACTTTTTTTCATTACTTCAttcttattatctttttcGTTTTGATAAATCTATTTCACCGTGGATTTCGACTCCGGGAATGGTGCGACGGAGAGTCGAAGATGATCCGATAGTCATACCTTGCCAACATTGCTCCTCGCCGCCGCGTGGAGGCAGCCACGATATGCCTAGATATATGACCGGAACTAATGAAGCGGAAAGGTGAAGGTAATCGACCGTAGCAATTGTATTTGAAACTATCAAAACGACTTGCTTCCGTAGGGCAAAAGCCTTTGAAGCTTCTAGAGAAACCGACTGCAAGATTAAAGCCAGggaacaaaagaaaaaaaagaatcgCATCATGATccaatcttcttattcttcaTCAATTCCTTCATCAATTCCGTCGTCGAAAAGCGCAGCATTACTGCCCTCCAAAGGATAGCCTCTCCAGTCGGCCGCATCAGCGTCCTGGATCTCATTTTTCAGAAGAGAAACGAATATCTTATCTCGCTTCACCAAGCATTCTCGCCTGCGGCGCTCGAAGATATTTACTTCAACTGTCTTTAACGCCAAAAAATGGTAGATGTGCACATGTTTTTGCTGCCCATATCTGCGAGATCTTCCCATGGCTTGGGACATGCCGGACTCATAATCATACTGTGATCGAGCGATCAGCGGGTGAAAGAAGACGATATGGTTTGCAGCTTGGAGGTTTCTGATGTAGTGTGTTAGCTGAGATCCACTAAAATGGCATATATTTTAGCAAGAAGGGATCAACTGTGGATCTTACAAGCCTGACGCTGTAACGTCTCCGAGAGCGAGTATAAGGGCCTTGCTTTTAACCTCCTCTGTTCCATTTTGAAAATCGGCCAAAGATTTTCCTGCAGAACGGTCCTTTGCTATGATGGTGATGTGCCGGATACCCGCCTTTCCCAGAGCTTTAGACACTGCTGTTACTAAATCCGTGAACTGAATGAAAATTAAAACCTGGTCGTCTTCCGGAATTCTGCTTGTGTCCTGAAGAAGCTTGACTAGCTCGCCGATCTTGCTTCCTCCAAATTCAGTCCAGGAATCATCCGGCGATTGAGGTACTTCCCCTTTAAAGTCGCCGCCAGGAATGACTCTATACCCTTCCAGAGTTGCAGTGCAACCATCACACTTGCAGTCGCCTTTTCTTCTCCGCAAAATAAGGCATGCTCCGCATAAACTGTGACCGCACTCGCCCAAAATATATATCAGATTTCGGTCATACTCTGTTTTACAGCAGTAATGGCAGTAGTAGGCAGCATTGTGGGCCGACGTTTGGAAATATCGAACGGCCTGAAAGACTCTCGAAGCTCGGGTTCGAGTACGAGTCTCGGCGATGAGTCGACGAATACTGTCATTACAGTTGTTTAGATCTTGGACGGTAGCTTTCTCGGTAGCTGGGAATTCCGGTCGGCTTTCTCTGGagtcctttttcttctattGCGGTATGAGTCTAATTGTGATCGTGATGCGCTTTTGGATTTCGTAGTAACTTACCGAAGCAACATAAAAGCTTTCTCCATCTGATTCCTTTGAGTTGACCTTCGCAAAGTCAAGACATTTCCGAATTATTCTTCTCACCAAATTATCTCCCAACTCACCAGCCCCAATATTCGTCTCGATGAGGTTTAGAGTCTTATCGAAGTGGTTCCTCACATCGTCATCTAGCTTGGATCTCAGCCAAAGTGCTTGTCTGAATTTCGTTTGCAGATCAGCTGCTAGATCCCTTAGTTCTTTGTAGCGGACATCTAAAATGGTATTGCCGGTGCCCAGTTTCTTTTGATCTGGGACAGCTGCTGCACTATTGGCTGGAGCTCTATCGTCATAAACAAAGATATCCTCGAGAGAAAACAGGGAACATCGCTTCACAAGTGCTTCTTCGGGGCTGTCGCTATCGCCTATGATCTGGTTTAATCGAGCCACTTCAGCGGTATCATATAACCCTCGTCCTTGTTTCCGAGTCCTCAGATTCTGGGACATAACCTGTACGAACAGTTCAATGTAGAGCGCGCGTTCGGCGGGAGAAAGGACTACTTCGCAAATATGCTCGGTAAAAGGAATCTCGCCAATTTCTGGTTCGTTCTATACAAGGTCAGTTTCGTTCACTTCACTCTCACCAAATCCATACCTTTCTCATAAATCTGTCAAGAAAATTTTGAGCCATATCGTGTCGTCTTTTATGCCACGCAGCACTGCGACGCGTAATGAAAGGTTGGAATTGTTCAACTTCTAGTAACTATTAGCTTAGACTTaagaagcaaaagagaaGTTAGTACCTGTTCTGTCTCTCTGAATTGCCCTCAGTCTTTCGTTATCTGTTCGCCTGCAGTCGTCCTCATCGATTCCTAGATTGATTCCAAGGAATGGAGAGAAGGATTTCACATCAGCGAAGTCATTCAAAGGGGGCGTGCCAGAGAGGATCCATTTGCTTCTTGCAGGAATCGCAAGCACGGTAGAGTAAGTCCTTTCTTTCGAGTAagtgaattcatcaatgACTAAGCGGTTGAATTCAAACATGTGAACGAAAGGACAGCGGACGCGTTTCCAGTCGTATTTGGCGTCTTGAAGATGGAACGCCTTGTCAGCTGCTTCGGCGTCACCTTGGCTGTCAACTGCGGGCTCCGCTTTCACCTTTTTGGGCTGCTGGCCTTGTCTGGAACCTGGGCCAGCATCTGCACTGGGTTTATTTTCGTCATCCTGTCTTTTTCGTTTTCCAGCCTTAGGAGCAGGTACTGGGGTGGAGGCTTTCGTGGACCCCTCGTCCTCACCTTGAATGTTTGTTGCCTTTGACCTGTCTTCTGCATCCATTTTACTTTTCTTTGCCATGTGATCCTGGAGCTTTTGGCCCTTAAGCCTTTTCGATGGATTGTACTTCGAAAATATAGCGTCAATTCGCAGCTGGACATTCTTCTCCTTGATACTACCGAGCACGTCAAGTCCCCCTTGGGTCCGCAAGAGACGTAGATGATTGTGAATACCATTCACAGCATCTCGGAGCCACTCGTCGAAAACACGTCCCTCTGCCTTTGGGACTTCAGGTACGGCACCAAACAGTCGCATTAGCTCGTAATAATGAACACCCCGGAAGATTGACGCAGATGTCAATACAATATCTGCCTTCTCGATCTCTGTAATATCTAAAGGACGAAGTGCAACGATAGTCTTGATTTGCAGTACGCGATATTTCGAGCCCAAAAACTTGTCAATCTCCCTCAGCCACTGATCAAACAAGTGATATGGAACAACAATCAAAGTTGCCTTGATGGCGATTGGTCCATCTCGGCTGTCAGGAACAGTTCTCAAGTCATTTTCAAACTGTGCGTCAATCAAACCAAGCGAAATTGCCGTTTTGCCATATCCGACATCATCGCCCAAAATTCCGCCTCGCACTAGCTTTTCAACGGTAGCTTTGCCTTCCGCACGCCAGTTGATTACC
This window harbors:
- the NUO24 gene encoding NADH:ubiquinone oxidoreductase 24 (EggNog:ENOG410PFVJ~COG:C~BUSCO:11631at33183), producing MTSKLLPFTLRQCRQSFRHIPVRQCRQFTAATPVLSDILAVHRNTPENNPSIPFKFSEQNLKVIDEILKRYPPQYKKAAVMPLLDLGQRQLGWTSISVMNEVARILEMPPMRVYEVATFYTMYNREPVGKYFVQICTTTPCQLGGCGSDKIVEAITKHLGVSSHGQTTPDKLFTVLEVECLGACVNAPMVQINDDYYEDLTPETAVQLLNALKESALAGESGKKVNIPSPGPMSGRESCENSAGLTSLTSPLWSTETLRKDGEL
- a CDS encoding uncharacterized protein (EggNog:ENOG410PSWE~COG:S), which gives rise to MVVEMTENMLLRSYLRHSIIQQARLCRPVIPALHKPFFPMFQRPSGSPGQRMSSQPPSPAPKYKLVFFVPLSHVEVCKEAVFAAGAGSYPKGKYSKACFQSLGTGQFLPGDGANPNIGKVGAIEKVEEMRVEVLCLGRETMLKAVDELRNAHPYEEPGYEVYKLENV